Below is a window of Variovorax sp. TBS-050B DNA.
GAGGCCAGCGTGAGCCCCATGCGGCGGTTGTTCCTCTTCTGTTCGGGCGTGGTCATGATCGTCAAGCGGGTGGCCGTGCGCGGACCGTTCAGCCGATCACCTTGGTGGCGGTCGCGTCGAGCTTGGGCGGGTTCTCGAAGGTGTGGAAGGGCGCCGGCGACGGCACTTCCCACTCGAGGCCTTCAGCGGCTTCCCAGGGCTTCTGCGGCGCCTTCTCGCCCTTGCCGAGCATGTTGGGCAGCACGATGAAGAGGAAGAAGTACACCTGCGCCAGGCCGAACGCGAAGGCACCGACCGAGGCCACCGCGTTGAAGTCGGCGAACTGCATCGGGTAGTCGGCATAGCGGCGCGGCATGCCCGCCAGGCCCAGGAAGTGCATCGGGAAGAAGGTGACGTTGAACGAGATCAGCGACCACCAGAAGTGGATCTTGCCGCGCGTTTCGCTGTACATCACGCCGGTCCACTTGGGCGCCCAGTAGTAGTAGCCCGCGAACATCGCATACAGCGAACCGGCCACGAGCACGTAGTGGAAGTGGGCCACCACGTAGTAGGTGTCCTGCAGCTGGATGTCGATCGGCGCGACCGCGAGGATCAGGCCCGTGAAGCCGCCCATCGTGAACACGAAGATGAAGCCGACCGCGAACAGCATCGGGGTCTCGAAGGTCATCGAACCCTGCCACATGGTGGCGATCCAGTTGAAGATCTTCACGGCCGTGGGCACCGCGATCAGCATGGTCGCGTACATGAAGAACAGCTGGCCCGTGACCGGCATGCCCGTGGTGAACATGTGGTGCGCCCAGACGATGAACGACAGGATCGCGATCGACGAGGTGGCGTACACCATCGAGGCGTAGCCGAAGAGCTTCTTGCGCGAGAAGGCCGGCACGATCTGGCTGATGATGCCGAAGGCCGGCAGGATCATGATGTAGACCTCGGGGTGGCCGAAGAACCAGAAGATGTGCTGGTACATCACCGGGTCGCCGCCGCCGGCGGGGTTGAAGAAGCTGGTGCCGAAGTGGCGGTCGGTCAGCGTCATGGTGATGGCGCCGGCGAGCACGGGCATCACGGCGATCAGCAGGTAGGCGGTGATGAGCCAGGTCCAGCAGAACATCGGCATCTTCATCAGCGTCATGCCCGGGGCGCGCATGTTGAGGATGGTGACGATGATGTTGATCGAACCCATGATCGACGAGGCGCCCATGATGTGCATCGCGAAGATGCCGGCGTCCATCGAGGGGCCCATCTGCAGCGTGAGCGGCGCGTAGAGCGTCCAGCCCGCGGCCGGTGCGCCGCCGGGCATGAAGAACGAACCCACCAGCATCAGGGCCGCCGGGATCAGCAGCCAGAAGCTGAAGTTGTTCATGCGCGCGAACGCCATGTCCGAGGCGCCGATCTGCAGCGGGATCATCCAGTTCGCGAAGCCCACG
It encodes the following:
- the ctaD gene encoding cytochrome c oxidase subunit I, whose translation is MSAVLDPHGHVHDGHAHDEHHEAPTGWRRWVFATNHKDIGTLYLLFSFTMLMVGGVLALLIRAELFQPGLQVVNPELFNQFTTMHGLIMVFGAIMPAFVGFANWMIPLQIGASDMAFARMNNFSFWLLIPAALMLVGSFFMPGGAPAAGWTLYAPLTLQMGPSMDAGIFAMHIMGASSIMGSINIIVTILNMRAPGMTLMKMPMFCWTWLITAYLLIAVMPVLAGAITMTLTDRHFGTSFFNPAGGGDPVMYQHIFWFFGHPEVYIMILPAFGIISQIVPAFSRKKLFGYASMVYATSSIAILSFIVWAHHMFTTGMPVTGQLFFMYATMLIAVPTAVKIFNWIATMWQGSMTFETPMLFAVGFIFVFTMGGFTGLILAVAPIDIQLQDTYYVVAHFHYVLVAGSLYAMFAGYYYWAPKWTGVMYSETRGKIHFWWSLISFNVTFFPMHFLGLAGMPRRYADYPMQFADFNAVASVGAFAFGLAQVYFFLFIVLPNMLGKGEKAPQKPWEAAEGLEWEVPSPAPFHTFENPPKLDATATKVIG